In one window of Arthrobacter pascens DNA:
- a CDS encoding MarR family winged helix-turn-helix transcriptional regulator — protein sequence MTDAPRLDRQVCFALYSASRAATAVYRPLLDELGLTYPQYLVMLVLWEEDPRGVKELGEELGLDSGTLSPLLKRLEALGLVERRRSGEDERRVAIHLTAAGRNLSSGATAIPQRLADAAGLSPAELEQLRTTLGRLTAALHDSR from the coding sequence ATGACCGATGCTCCGAGACTTGACCGCCAGGTCTGCTTTGCCCTTTACTCAGCGTCCCGCGCGGCAACTGCCGTGTACCGGCCGCTTCTCGACGAGCTGGGCCTGACCTACCCGCAGTATCTGGTGATGCTGGTCCTGTGGGAAGAGGACCCCCGGGGCGTCAAGGAACTGGGCGAGGAGCTGGGACTGGACTCCGGGACCCTCTCGCCCCTGCTCAAGCGTCTCGAGGCCCTGGGGCTCGTGGAGCGCCGCCGGTCGGGGGAGGACGAGCGGAGGGTGGCGATTCATCTGACGGCAGCGGGCCGCAACCTCAGCAGCGGTGCTACGGCCATTCCGCAGCGCCTGGCCGATGCAGCAGGGCTGTCACCCGCCGAACTGGAGCAGCTCCGCACCACCCTGGGCAGGCTCACCGC
- a CDS encoding amidohydrolase produces the protein MRNYTTEAEPTALVGPWLDPLLPELIDFRRDLHAHPELSFKEFRTTDKLVERLELAGLAPRRLEGTGLTVDIGDGPIATALRGDIDALPIIEETGLPFASKNHGVTHACGHDIHTATMLGVALVLQSMHLESPLAGTVRIIFQPAEETMPGGALSCIEQGVLDGVPRILALHCDPRIDVGRIGTRIGAITSASDTIRIELSGRGGHTSRPHLTEDLVFALAQIAVNVPAVLSRRVDVRSGVSVVWGHISAGSAPNAIPGTGFMAGTMRCLDRDAWKDAGELLDEVVHQVAAPYGVDVRLEHTRGVPPVVNSEHETALIEAAARAEIGESAVMLTPQSMGGEDFAWFLAERPGAMMRLGTKTPGGEEYDLHRGDYVVDERALGFGIQVLTAAALRTIRDL, from the coding sequence GTGCGCAATTACACTACTGAAGCTGAACCTACCGCCTTGGTGGGTCCTTGGCTGGACCCGCTCCTTCCGGAACTGATCGATTTCCGCAGGGACCTCCATGCGCACCCGGAGCTTTCCTTCAAAGAATTCCGCACCACCGACAAGCTCGTGGAGCGGCTGGAATTGGCGGGCCTGGCGCCGCGCCGGCTCGAAGGCACCGGCCTCACGGTTGACATCGGCGACGGACCTATTGCGACGGCCCTGCGCGGCGACATCGATGCCTTGCCGATCATCGAGGAGACCGGCCTGCCGTTCGCGTCGAAGAACCACGGCGTCACGCATGCCTGCGGCCATGACATCCATACCGCCACCATGCTCGGCGTGGCGCTGGTCCTGCAAAGCATGCACCTGGAGTCGCCGCTGGCCGGCACCGTCCGGATCATCTTCCAGCCGGCGGAGGAGACCATGCCCGGCGGTGCACTGTCCTGCATCGAGCAGGGCGTCCTGGACGGCGTCCCCCGCATCCTGGCGCTGCACTGCGATCCGAGGATCGACGTCGGACGCATCGGCACGCGCATCGGTGCCATCACCTCCGCCTCGGACACCATCAGGATCGAGCTGAGCGGCCGCGGCGGCCATACTTCCCGGCCGCACCTTACGGAAGACCTCGTATTCGCGCTGGCGCAGATCGCCGTTAACGTGCCTGCCGTGCTGTCCCGCCGGGTTGATGTGCGCAGCGGCGTCTCGGTGGTGTGGGGCCATATCTCCGCAGGCTCGGCACCAAACGCCATTCCCGGTACCGGCTTCATGGCCGGCACCATGCGCTGCCTGGACCGCGACGCCTGGAAAGACGCCGGCGAACTCCTGGATGAAGTGGTGCATCAGGTGGCCGCGCCGTACGGTGTGGACGTCCGCCTTGAACACACCAGGGGAGTCCCGCCCGTAGTGAACTCCGAGCATGAGACGGCCCTGATCGAGGCCGCCGCCCGTGCCGAAATCGGGGAGAGCGCGGTCATGCTGACGCCGCAGTCCATGGGCGGTGAGGACTTTGCCTGGTTCCTGGCTGAGCGCCCGGGAGCGATGATGCGCCTTGGTACCAAGACCCCCGGCGGCGAGGAATACGACCTTCACCGCGGTGACTACGTCGTGGACGAGCGGGCACTGGGCTTTGGCATTCAGGTGCTCACGGCAGCAGCCCTTCGAACCATCCGGGACCTGTAA
- a CDS encoding mannose-1-phosphate guanylyltransferase — MTTDKMTSPDSPLSRFIAVIPAGGVGTRLWPLSRAAAPKFLHDLTGSGSTLLRATFDRLEPLAGRRVLVVTGTAHRAAVCRQLPELQDSDLVLESEPKDSGAAIGLAAAILHERDPDTIMGSFAADQVISPEHLFQDAVREAIHTAAAGKIVTIGIKPTHPSTGFGYIRAGRELNIEGAPSAKAVVEFVEKPDEDVAQQYLDSGEYVWNAGMFVAPVALMLKHLEANQPQLFEGLQEIAQAWDTPDRDEVTARVWPTLPKIAIDYAVAEPAAAAGDVAVVPGTFGWDDVGDFASVGRLNSAREVDDVTVIGEGARVFTENASGVVVSDTKRVIALIGIKDVVIVDTPDALLVTTKQHAQRVKGAVDALKASGDFDVL; from the coding sequence ATGACTACAGACAAAATGACCAGCCCGGACTCACCCTTGAGCCGCTTCATTGCGGTGATTCCGGCAGGCGGAGTGGGGACACGCCTCTGGCCCCTGTCACGCGCGGCAGCTCCCAAATTCCTGCATGACCTCACAGGCTCGGGCAGCACACTGCTGCGCGCCACCTTCGACCGGCTGGAGCCGCTTGCGGGCAGGCGTGTCCTGGTGGTCACCGGGACCGCACACCGCGCTGCCGTCTGCCGCCAGTTGCCCGAGCTCCAGGACTCGGACCTGGTTCTCGAGAGCGAACCGAAGGATTCCGGTGCCGCCATCGGCCTCGCCGCGGCCATCCTCCATGAGCGCGATCCCGACACCATCATGGGTTCCTTTGCAGCGGACCAGGTGATCAGCCCGGAGCACCTCTTCCAGGACGCCGTCCGCGAGGCGATCCACACGGCTGCCGCCGGAAAGATCGTGACCATAGGCATTAAACCGACGCATCCTTCCACGGGCTTCGGCTACATCCGTGCAGGGCGGGAACTCAACATCGAAGGTGCTCCCAGCGCCAAAGCGGTGGTGGAGTTTGTTGAAAAGCCCGACGAGGACGTGGCCCAGCAGTACCTGGACAGCGGCGAGTACGTCTGGAACGCCGGCATGTTCGTGGCCCCTGTGGCGCTGATGCTTAAGCACCTGGAAGCCAACCAGCCACAGCTTTTCGAGGGACTCCAGGAGATCGCCCAGGCGTGGGACACTCCTGATCGCGATGAGGTCACGGCGCGGGTTTGGCCCACGCTGCCGAAAATCGCTATCGACTACGCGGTGGCTGAACCTGCCGCCGCTGCCGGGGACGTCGCCGTCGTGCCCGGCACTTTCGGATGGGACGACGTCGGGGACTTCGCCTCAGTAGGCCGGCTCAACAGTGCGCGGGAAGTCGACGACGTCACAGTCATCGGTGAAGGCGCGCGCGTGTTCACCGAAAACGCCAGCGGCGTGGTGGTTTCCGACACCAAGCGCGTCATTGCCCTGATCGGTATCAAGGACGTTGTCATCGTGGACACACCCGACGCCTTGCTGGTGACCACCAAGCAGCATGCCCAGCGGGTGAAGGGCGCAGTGGACGCGCTGAAGGCAAGCGGTGATTTCGACGTCCTCTAG
- the sdhC gene encoding succinate dehydrogenase, cytochrome b556 subunit — MPTKPAGTLYRGREGMWSWVGHRITGVVIFFFLLVHVLDTSLVRVSPEAYTAVIGTYKNPLMALGETGLVAAIVFHAFNGLRIIAVDFWKKGAKYQRQMLWVVLALWIVTLAAFAIRHLSLAFGGH; from the coding sequence GTGCCGACAAAACCAGCTGGCACCTTGTACCGCGGCCGTGAAGGCATGTGGTCCTGGGTAGGACACCGTATTACCGGTGTTGTGATCTTTTTCTTCTTGTTGGTCCATGTGCTGGACACCTCACTGGTGCGCGTGTCCCCCGAGGCCTACACGGCTGTTATCGGTACCTACAAGAATCCCCTGATGGCCCTCGGTGAAACGGGCCTTGTTGCCGCGATCGTGTTCCACGCCTTTAACGGCCTGCGCATCATCGCCGTCGACTTCTGGAAGAAGGGCGCGAAGTACCAGCGCCAGATGCTCTGGGTGGTCCTGGCTCTCTGGATCGTCACCCTGGCGGCATTCGCCATCCGCCACCTGTCCCTCGCCTTCGGAGGCCACTAA
- a CDS encoding succinate dehydrogenase hydrophobic membrane anchor subunit, with amino-acid sequence MTATIENPRSGQNRSGKIAPQYRRTGGSRGNFEMLAWLFMRLSGVVLVVLIFGHLFVNLMVGDGIHAIDFGFVAGKWADPFWQVWDLAMLWLAMLHGTNGVRTIINDYAEKDSTRLWLKIVLYAATTVIVVLGTLVIFTFNPCPVVDGVQLPGGFCPAA; translated from the coding sequence ATGACCGCAACGATTGAAAACCCGCGCAGTGGACAGAACCGCAGCGGAAAGATCGCCCCCCAGTACCGCCGCACGGGCGGATCCCGGGGTAACTTCGAGATGCTGGCCTGGCTCTTCATGCGCCTGTCAGGTGTGGTCCTGGTGGTGCTGATCTTCGGCCATCTCTTTGTGAACCTCATGGTCGGCGACGGCATCCACGCCATCGACTTCGGCTTTGTCGCCGGCAAGTGGGCCGACCCGTTCTGGCAGGTCTGGGACCTGGCCATGCTGTGGCTGGCCATGCTCCATGGCACCAACGGTGTGCGGACCATCATCAACGATTACGCCGAGAAGGACTCCACCCGCCTCTGGCTCAAGATCGTGCTCTACGCCGCCACCACCGTGATCGTCGTTCTGGGAACCTTGGTGATCTTCACCTTCAACCCGTGCCCGGTAGTGGACGGTGTGCAGCTGCCCGGCGGTTTCTGCCCCGCTGCGTAA
- the sdhA gene encoding succinate dehydrogenase flavoprotein subunit, whose product MQVHKYDVVIVGAGGAGMRAAIESGQRARTAVLTKLYPTRSHTGAAQGGMCAALANVEEDNWEWHTFDTIKGGDYLVDQDAAEVMAKEAIDAVLDLEKMGLPFNRTPEGRIDQRRFGGHTRDHGKAPVRRACYAADRTGHMILQTLYQNCVKHNVEFYNEYYVLDLLTVEEDAVREDGTAYKQKRVAGVVSYDLASGELHVFQAKSVVFASGGAGKVFKTTSNAHTLTGDGMGIAFRRGIPLEDMEFFQFHPTGLAGLGILLSEAARGEGAILRNSEGERFMERYAPTIKDLAPRDIVARSMANEVREGRGCGPNKDYVLLDLTHLEPAHIDAKLPDITEFARTYLGVEPYTEPVPVFPTAHYAMGGIPTNITTEVLQDNDTIVPGLYAAGEVACVSVHGSNRLGTNSLLDINVFGKRAGIAAAEYAKTADFVELPENPEAYTIQLLDIARNGTGDEKVAVIRKELQDTMDANMQVFRTADTLNQVLKDIASFEERYRRISVQDKGKRFNLDLLEAVELGFLLELAKVMTVAALHREESRGGHFREDFPERDDERFMKHSMAYKDYSAPADGTASAEAIAGIRLATKPVVFTRYEPMVRKY is encoded by the coding sequence ATGCAGGTCCATAAGTACGACGTAGTCATCGTCGGTGCCGGTGGCGCTGGCATGCGCGCCGCGATCGAATCCGGTCAGCGCGCCCGCACAGCAGTACTGACCAAGCTCTACCCCACCCGCTCGCACACAGGTGCGGCGCAGGGTGGCATGTGTGCGGCCCTTGCCAACGTCGAGGAAGACAACTGGGAATGGCACACATTCGACACCATCAAGGGCGGCGACTACCTGGTTGACCAGGACGCCGCCGAGGTCATGGCGAAGGAAGCCATCGACGCCGTGCTGGACCTTGAGAAGATGGGCCTGCCTTTCAACCGCACGCCGGAAGGCCGGATCGACCAGCGCCGTTTCGGCGGCCACACCCGTGACCACGGCAAGGCCCCCGTCCGCCGTGCCTGCTATGCCGCTGACCGTACCGGCCACATGATCCTGCAGACGCTGTACCAAAACTGCGTCAAGCACAACGTTGAGTTCTACAACGAGTACTACGTCCTGGACCTCCTGACCGTCGAAGAGGACGCTGTCCGCGAGGACGGCACTGCGTACAAGCAGAAGCGCGTGGCAGGTGTGGTCTCCTACGACCTCGCCTCGGGCGAACTGCACGTGTTCCAGGCCAAGTCCGTAGTGTTCGCCTCAGGCGGCGCGGGCAAGGTGTTCAAGACCACTTCCAACGCCCATACCCTGACCGGGGACGGCATGGGCATCGCCTTCCGGCGCGGCATCCCGCTGGAGGACATGGAGTTCTTCCAGTTCCACCCGACAGGCCTTGCAGGGCTGGGCATCCTCCTCTCCGAGGCAGCCCGCGGCGAAGGAGCCATCCTGCGCAACTCGGAGGGTGAACGTTTCATGGAGCGCTACGCTCCCACCATCAAGGACCTGGCGCCACGCGACATCGTGGCCCGCTCCATGGCCAACGAAGTCCGTGAAGGCCGCGGCTGCGGGCCCAACAAGGACTACGTCCTCCTGGACCTGACCCACCTGGAGCCGGCGCACATCGACGCCAAGCTCCCGGACATTACCGAGTTCGCCCGCACCTACCTCGGTGTGGAGCCCTACACGGAGCCGGTCCCTGTGTTCCCGACGGCGCACTACGCCATGGGCGGCATCCCCACGAACATCACCACTGAGGTGCTGCAGGACAACGACACCATCGTGCCGGGCCTCTACGCGGCCGGTGAGGTTGCGTGCGTGTCCGTCCACGGTTCCAACCGCCTGGGCACCAACTCACTGCTGGACATCAACGTCTTCGGCAAGCGTGCCGGAATCGCCGCTGCCGAGTACGCCAAGACAGCTGACTTCGTGGAACTCCCGGAAAATCCGGAGGCCTACACCATCCAGCTGCTGGATATTGCCCGCAACGGCACCGGCGACGAGAAGGTGGCGGTGATCCGCAAGGAACTCCAGGACACCATGGACGCAAACATGCAGGTGTTCCGCACGGCCGACACGCTCAACCAGGTACTCAAGGACATCGCGTCCTTCGAGGAGCGGTACCGGCGCATCAGTGTCCAGGACAAGGGCAAGCGCTTCAACCTTGACCTGCTCGAAGCCGTTGAACTGGGCTTCCTGCTGGAGCTCGCCAAGGTCATGACCGTGGCTGCGCTGCACCGGGAAGAATCCCGCGGCGGCCATTTCCGGGAGGACTTCCCCGAGCGCGACGACGAAAGATTCATGAAGCACTCAATGGCGTACAAGGACTACTCCGCCCCGGCTGACGGAACGGCATCCGCGGAAGCGATTGCCGGAATCCGGCTGGCCACCAAACCGGTTGTCTTTACCCGCTACGAGCCGATGGTGAGGAAGTACTAA
- a CDS encoding succinate dehydrogenase iron-sulfur subunit, with product MSAELAEPASKVELPAHVGGGGEIPTFDVTLRVRRYNPEVSEDATWDDFKLTMYGTDRVLDALHKVKWEIDGSVSFRRSCAHGVCGSDAMRINGRNRLACKTLLKDLDTSKPITVEPIKGLPVEKDLIVDMEPFFQSFREVMPFLINKGHEPTKERLQSAEDRERFDDTTKCILCAACTSSCPVFWTDGQYFGPAAIVNAHRFIFDSRDDAGDMRLEILNDKEGVWRCRTTFNCSEACPRGIQVTQAIAEVKQAILSRRI from the coding sequence ATGTCCGCCGAACTTGCTGAGCCAGCCTCAAAGGTCGAGCTGCCCGCCCACGTTGGAGGCGGCGGCGAAATCCCCACCTTCGACGTCACCCTGCGGGTACGACGCTACAATCCTGAGGTTTCCGAGGACGCCACCTGGGATGACTTCAAGCTGACCATGTACGGTACCGACCGCGTGCTGGATGCACTGCACAAGGTCAAGTGGGAGATCGACGGCAGCGTTTCCTTCCGCCGCTCCTGCGCGCACGGCGTCTGCGGCTCCGATGCCATGCGCATCAACGGCCGCAACCGCCTGGCCTGCAAGACCCTCCTCAAGGACCTGGACACGTCCAAGCCCATCACTGTCGAGCCCATCAAGGGCCTGCCGGTGGAGAAGGACCTCATTGTGGACATGGAACCGTTCTTCCAGTCCTTCCGGGAGGTCATGCCGTTCCTGATCAACAAGGGCCACGAGCCCACCAAGGAACGCCTGCAGTCCGCCGAGGACCGTGAGCGCTTTGATGACACCACCAAGTGCATCCTCTGCGCCGCGTGCACGTCCTCCTGCCCGGTGTTCTGGACGGATGGCCAGTACTTCGGCCCGGCTGCGATCGTCAACGCCCACCGCTTCATCTTCGATTCCCGTGATGACGCCGGCGACATGCGCCTGGAGATCCTGAACGACAAGGAAGGCGTGTGGCGCTGCCGCACCACCTTCAACTGCTCCGAAGCATGCCCGCGCGGCATCCAGGTCACGCAGGCCATTGCCGAGGTCAAGCAGGCTATTCTTTCCCGCAGGATCTAG
- a CDS encoding alpha/beta hydrolase family protein, producing MSRSEKVTFEGSTGEALSGILDVPEGPVRGWGVFSHGFTLGKDSPAASRMCKALADTGIGMLRFDNLGLGDSAGLWSEGSFSHKVADTVKAAEFMRAQGKSISLLVGHSFGGAAVLSAARQIPELDAVATVGAPFSPKHVEHVFDSALDKILSEGSAEVDLGGKRLEIRKHFVEDLANADLTDCIRQLHKPLMVMHSPTDNTVGIENASTIFQTARHPRNFVSLEGSDHLLTGKGQAARAARIISAWAEQYLDAGK from the coding sequence ATGTCACGCTCCGAAAAAGTCACGTTCGAAGGATCCACCGGTGAGGCCCTCTCCGGGATCCTGGACGTCCCGGAGGGGCCCGTGAGGGGCTGGGGGGTCTTCTCCCACGGCTTCACTCTGGGCAAGGACAGCCCCGCGGCTTCCCGCATGTGCAAGGCCCTGGCAGACACCGGCATCGGCATGCTCCGCTTCGACAATCTGGGGCTTGGCGATTCCGCCGGCCTGTGGTCGGAGGGTTCGTTCAGCCACAAGGTGGCTGACACGGTGAAGGCAGCCGAGTTCATGCGTGCCCAGGGTAAGAGTATTTCCCTGCTGGTGGGGCACTCCTTCGGCGGTGCTGCAGTGCTTTCGGCCGCCCGGCAGATCCCGGAGCTCGACGCCGTCGCAACGGTGGGTGCCCCGTTCTCCCCCAAGCACGTGGAGCACGTCTTTGACAGCGCTCTGGACAAGATCCTCAGCGAGGGCAGCGCGGAAGTGGACCTCGGCGGCAAGCGGCTGGAGATCCGCAAGCACTTTGTGGAGGACCTGGCGAACGCCGACCTCACGGACTGCATCAGGCAGCTTCACAAACCGCTGATGGTGATGCACTCCCCCACCGACAACACCGTGGGAATCGAGAACGCCAGCACCATCTTCCAGACGGCCCGCCATCCGCGGAACTTCGTATCCCTCGAGGGCAGCGACCACCTGCTGACCGGCAAGGGCCAGGCGGCACGGGCCGCCCGGATCATCTCTGCCTGGGCCGAGCAATACCTCGACGCCGGGAAGTAA